One segment of Qipengyuania gaetbuli DNA contains the following:
- a CDS encoding P-loop NTPase family protein, which produces MDHLGWLPGWVETDKHELREKLGALVATDRWLIEGNYGSTLDLRLPRADAIIYLDFPIGLCLWRLMLRVFRHRGTTRPDMTEGCPERFDLEFFLYVLFWNRGPRPRTEQALEGHQAKIIRLRGPKELKRWLAAL; this is translated from the coding sequence ATGGACCACTTGGGCTGGCTACCCGGATGGGTAGAGACCGACAAACACGAGTTGAGAGAAAAACTGGGTGCGCTCGTAGCGACTGATCGCTGGCTGATCGAGGGTAATTACGGCAGCACGCTCGATCTCCGTCTTCCGAGAGCAGACGCGATAATCTACCTCGACTTTCCCATCGGCCTCTGCCTTTGGCGCCTGATGCTGAGAGTCTTCCGACACCGTGGCACCACACGTCCGGACATGACCGAAGGCTGCCCGGAACGCTTTGACCTAGAGTTTTTCCTCTACGTCTTGTTCTGGAACCGGGGCCCGCGTCCTCGCACAGAGCAGGCACTAGAAGGTCATCAGGCCAAGATAATTCGCCTGCGCGGACCAAAAGAGCTCAAGCGGTGGCTTGCGGCACTTTGA
- a CDS encoding tyrosine-type recombinase/integrase: MARRSLTEREVNQLKQEGRHSIGGNLMLQISGSGGRSWLARITDHRGRRRDIGLGSTRDVTLARARENIRIAREAVAAGRDPIDALNPSPMPTFEQLARRLHADRCPTYRNAKHRMQWINSLEKYVFPRIGDLPIDKVESSHLLEALSPIWLAKEETARRVLQRVAAVVAFAVPLGHRAHELPLAGIRQALPRQRHTVKHHAACSVGDAPSVYQKVRDQAGGTAGCALQLILLTAVRSGEARGARWCEFDLQDRTWIIPGERMKTGREHRVALSDEAVRLLQTVPRIENKAGLVFPNSVGKPLSDTAVSKVFKRFAPGFTVHGWRSTFKDWSTTATEHPDDVSEAALAHVDTNKVRAAYKRTDLLDKRRALMADWNHFLLN, encoded by the coding sequence ATGGCTCGACGCAGTCTAACCGAACGTGAAGTCAACCAGCTTAAACAGGAGGGCCGTCATTCGATAGGCGGCAATCTGATGCTACAGATTAGCGGTAGTGGTGGGAGGTCTTGGCTTGCCAGGATCACCGATCATCGTGGGAGACGTCGTGACATCGGTCTTGGATCAACCCGGGATGTAACTCTAGCAAGAGCTCGCGAGAATATCCGGATAGCTCGGGAAGCAGTGGCAGCTGGTCGAGATCCGATCGATGCTCTGAATCCTTCTCCAATGCCCACGTTCGAGCAGCTTGCGCGGCGACTCCATGCAGATCGCTGTCCGACCTATAGAAACGCGAAACACCGCATGCAGTGGATCAATAGCTTGGAGAAGTACGTCTTCCCACGCATTGGTGACCTCCCAATCGACAAGGTTGAAAGCTCGCATCTACTCGAAGCGCTTTCTCCGATCTGGCTCGCGAAGGAGGAAACTGCTCGGCGGGTGCTGCAGCGAGTTGCTGCGGTCGTAGCCTTTGCAGTGCCGTTGGGCCATCGTGCGCATGAACTGCCACTTGCTGGTATCCGACAGGCGCTACCTCGACAGAGACATACAGTGAAGCATCACGCCGCTTGTTCGGTTGGGGACGCTCCCAGTGTGTACCAGAAGGTTCGCGACCAAGCTGGCGGCACGGCTGGCTGTGCCCTGCAGCTAATATTACTAACGGCGGTTCGGTCAGGCGAAGCTCGGGGCGCGCGATGGTGCGAATTCGATCTGCAGGATCGTACTTGGATCATTCCAGGTGAGAGGATGAAGACGGGGCGAGAGCATCGCGTAGCGCTTTCCGATGAAGCGGTTCGGCTTTTGCAAACCGTCCCTAGGATCGAGAATAAGGCCGGGTTGGTATTTCCCAACTCCGTTGGAAAGCCGCTGAGCGACACAGCAGTATCGAAGGTCTTCAAGCGATTTGCACCCGGGTTCACTGTTCACGGGTGGCGTTCTACCTTTAAGGACTGGTCTACCACGGCAACGGAACATCCTGACGATGTTTCCGAAGCTGCTCTCGCCCATGTTGATACCAACAAAGTACGTGCAGCCTACAAACGGACTGACCTACTCGACAAGCGCAGGGCACTCATGGCCGATTGGAACCACTTCCTGCTAAATTGA